A single Lentisphaera araneosa HTCC2155 DNA region contains:
- a CDS encoding ATP synthase F0 subunit C gives MFNSILAQAAEAAVTGTQLIGPKAGAAIGAGIVAVGAGLGIGKLAASAMEGIARQPEAGDNIKGSMIVAAALIEGVSLFGVVVCLLAAL, from the coding sequence ATGTTCAACTCTATCCTCGCTCAAGCTGCTGAAGCTGCTGTAACTGGTACACAACTCATTGGTCCTAAAGCTGGCGCTGCAATCGGTGCTGGTATCGTAGCTGTAGGCGCTGGCCTCGGTATTGGTAAACTTGCTGCTTCAGCAATGGAAGGTATCGCTCGTCAACCAGAAGCTGGTGACAACATTAAAGGTTCTATGATTGTTGCTGCTGCACTTATTGAAGGTGTATCACTTTTCGGCGTTGTTGTTTGCCTTCTTGCAGCACTATAA
- the atpB gene encoding F0F1 ATP synthase subunit A encodes MNVLNTLLAASGQNHPTKMDAIIFWIKDHMSLAGKHWSPAGFGEGPNIFSNNFTTQSFFLILSAVITLILFGVLYNKKQKTPTGLTNFLEPFVIYVRDEIAVKNMGEKDGKAWTPFFCSLFFLILGSNLLGLIPGNATATGTFWITGSLALIVFLCMTLVVAIKYGPVNFIKAFMPPGVPGWVLLLLTPLEMIGLVVKCVSLTIRLFANMLAGHIVLFSIMALLYVFSYYAILAYPIAIGIYALEVFVGFLQAYVFTFLAALFIGEMFHHAHPHHDHDEEHAH; translated from the coding sequence ATGAACGTATTAAATACACTCCTTGCGGCTTCAGGCCAAAATCACCCCACCAAGATGGATGCCATCATCTTTTGGATTAAAGATCACATGTCTCTCGCCGGTAAACACTGGTCACCAGCTGGCTTTGGCGAAGGTCCTAACATCTTTAGCAACAACTTCACAACGCAGTCTTTCTTTTTAATCCTTTCTGCAGTTATCACCTTAATCCTTTTTGGTGTCCTCTATAATAAGAAGCAAAAAACTCCTACTGGTCTCACAAACTTCCTCGAACCCTTCGTTATTTACGTTCGCGACGAAATCGCCGTAAAGAACATGGGCGAAAAAGACGGCAAAGCTTGGACTCCTTTCTTCTGCTCACTCTTCTTCCTCATCCTCGGCTCAAACCTTCTCGGCCTCATTCCTGGTAACGCTACTGCAACAGGTACTTTCTGGATCACTGGCTCACTCGCACTCATCGTTTTCCTTTGCATGACTTTAGTTGTAGCGATCAAATACGGTCCTGTTAACTTCATCAAAGCTTTCATGCCCCCAGGTGTTCCTGGCTGGGTACTGCTCCTTCTCACTCCATTAGAGATGATTGGCCTCGTCGTTAAATGTGTTTCACTCACAATTCGTCTATTCGCTAATATGCTTGCGGGTCACATCGTCCTTTTCTCTATCATGGCACTCCTCTACGTATTCAGCTACTACGCAATTTTAGCTTACCCAATTGCAATCGGCATCTACGCTCTCGAAGTATTTGTTGGTTTCCTTCAAGCATACGTATTCACTTTCCTTGCGGCTCTATTCATTGGCGAGATGTTCCACCACGCACATCCTCACCACGATCATGATGAAGAGCACGCTCACTAA